The Populus nigra chromosome 19, ddPopNigr1.1, whole genome shotgun sequence genome includes a window with the following:
- the LOC133679196 gene encoding uncharacterized protein LOC133679196: MEKTSSPTPGTGSSAYLNALTVEIEKKLQRALASPTQRRNLLQELFADNALEVDDRARGIIFSREEDSISPVEDDADGQLCFFNLLADYYVRVPESGKQILHLILQLWSQSFASHIFFLLFHKWLFEAQLDNTEVLLRFSSALVQGATNVFWIDIQTNTRRFQSLFQYLLDEVALAPMQLNKIPVQAQRELFLLLSRFTLFYNSVDKHESFLKQFPVFLNAFLVGGPADFFVIEVADQLQKLKVEPVLLHYLSHIKVLQGLELRMTTSTRLKACLYSFTSPGGPMYPTRAVRHAAWDSLDLLFPVGQYPRHLISLFFRLLYPWCWPSSCWSFIISCIKAVFYSLLGLLFSSWDKLREPKNY, from the exons atgGAAAAGACAAGTTCACCCACGCCCGGAACTGGTAGCTCAGCTTATCTGAACGCTCTCACTGTTGAAATCGAGAAAAAGCTGCAAAGG GCACTAGCTTCTCCAACTCAGAGACGTAACTTGTTACAAGAGTTGTTTGCTGACAATGCTTTGGAAGTTGATGATCGCGCTCGAG GTATAATTTTCAGCAGGGAAGAAGATTCAATTTCTCCTGTGGAAGATGATGCTGATGGCCAACTGTGCTTTTTCAACTTGCTCGCTGATTATTATGTTAGGGTACCTGAGAGTGGAAAACAAATCCTTCATCTGATTCTCCAACTCTGGAGCCAGTCATTTGCATcacatattttctttcttttgttccaTAAATGG CTTTTTGAAGCCCAGCTGGATAATACTGAAGTACTTCTACGTTTCTCATCTGCTCTTGTTCAAGGTGCTACAAATGTTTTCTG GATTGACATCCAAACAAACACAAGGCGCTTCCAGTCCCTATTTCAG TATCTCCTTGATGAAGTTGCCTTGGCGCCTATGCAGTTGAATAAAATTCCGGTGCAG GCCCAGCGAGAACTGTTTCTTTTGCTCTCAAGGTTCACCCTCTTTTACAACTCAG TTGACAAGCACGAGAGCTTCTTAAAACAGTTTCCTGTTTTTCTAAATGCTTTCTTGGTTGGTGGCCCAGCAGACTTCTTTGTTATTGAAGTTGCAGACCAG CTTCAAAAGTTAAAGGTGGAACCAGTTCTATTGCATTACCTTTCACACATTAAAGTTCTCCAAG GCTTGGAATTGAGAATGACCACAAGTACAAGATTGAAGGCATGTTTGTATAGCTTCACTTCTCCTGGCGGTCCAATGTATCCCACAAGAGCTGTCCGTCATGCCGCCTGGGATTCTTTGGATTTGCTTTTCCCT GTCGGGCAGTATCCTCGACATCTCATAAGCCTCTTTTTTCGACTCCTGTATCCATGGTGCTGGCCCTCTTCATGTTGGAGTTTCATAATATCTTGCATTAAGGCGGTATTCTATTCTCTGTTGGGGCTGTTGTTTTCTAGCTGGGATAAGCTGAGAGAGCCAAAGAACTACTGA
- the LOC133679387 gene encoding uncharacterized protein LOC133679387, whose product MSATTDRARAVWLRCLASAFRTALACTIVGCTTLYGPASIRHHIAFPAFSYVTVILIVTDATLGDALHGCWLALYATVQSVGPALLSLWLIGPAMLTGGTISLAVALGAFVVVFPEGTHLVAKRIALGQIVIVYVIAFINGVHTEAIMHTLHVAASTAIGVLACVLALLFPYPRLACWELKLNCERLAENVSERLNLYVKAFCAEDNALALTSISQAKPLAVAGAKLLQSIKRYQESVKWERLPLRFLRNLYLNPGERLQEFEIPLRGMEMALTSCTTSLPVRILDGETEHGLVQLLENVSLTQKQIKNCLPRDSLTVPESNADNIVESYQTLQTISTRHQDLPSFFFLFCMKLLHCKSLGKPITPTQQKGSSTPSKQTGFFKSTWMSNWSTSVSSKRLMPAFKCSLSLGLAVLFGLIYSKKDGYWSGLPVAISLAAAREATFKVANVKAQGTVLGTVYGVFGCFVFERYLSIRFISLLPWFVITSFLRHSKTYGQAGGISAVIGAVLVLGRKNFGPPSEFAIARIVETFIGLSCSIMVDLLLQPTRASSLAKAQLSKCFETLSACIGSISLAANNKTSLLENQRRLKLVVSELEKFIGEAEVEPNFWFLPFPSPCYFKLLGSLSRLVDLLLFSADAVGLLEHESQKIGASWKEYVTKLDGDLEIFKEMAGSLVKCFEDVTMLLSLEFLEKELENKNISHDLEMGKSSNRNIFKVSGLDEDKIDSLTSSYLQHSKEMVDKFHAADEGQRELKSQVVLCLSALGFCMSNLIKETKEIEKGIIEILQWENPSKHINLYEISCKIRALYN is encoded by the exons ATGTCAGCCACAACAGACCGAGCTCGAGCTGTGTGGCTCCGATGCCTAGCGTCGGCGTTCAGGACTGCCCTGGCATGTACTATAGTGGGTTGCACCACCCTCTATGGTCCAGCTTCTATCCGACACCATATAGCCTTCCCTGCATTCTCTTATGTGACTGTAATACTCATTGTCACTGATGCAACCTTAGGTGACGCTCTTCATGGTTGCTGGCTAGCACTCTATGCCACGGTCCAGAGCGTGGGGCCGGCTCTGCTGAGCCTTTGGCTGATTGGTCCAGCTATGCTTACTGGTGGCACCATATCTTTAGCAGTGGCTCTGGGTGCATTTGTGGTGGTTTTTCCTGAGGGGACTCATTTAGTTGCCAAGCGAATTGCATTGGGTCAGATTGTTATCGTGTACGTTATAGCTTTTATCAATGGTGTGCATACCGAGGCTATTATGCATACTTTGCATGTAGCCGCTAGTACTGCTATTGGAGTCTTAGCTTGTGTTCTTGCCTTGCTGTTCCCGTATCCAAGACTGGCTTGTTGGGAG CTGAAACTGAATTGTGAAAGGCTAGCTGAAAATGTTTCTGAGAGGCTGAACCTCTATGTAAAAGCTTTCTGTGCGGAAGACAACGCTTTGGCGTTGACATCTATATCTCAAGCCAAGCCATTGGCTGTTGCTGGAGCCAAACTTCTTCAGAGTATTAAACGCTACCAA GAAAGCGTGAAATGGGAGAGACTTCCATTGAGATTTTTGAGAAACTTGTACTTGAATCCGGGAGAGAGATTGCAAGAGTTCGAGATACCATTAAGAGGGATGGAAATGGCTTTAACCAGCTGTACCACCTCATTACCTGTAAGAATTCTCGATGGAGAGACCGAACATGGTCTAGTTCAACTATTGGAGAATGTTAGCCTCACCCAAAAACAGATCAAGAATTGTTTGCCTAGAGATTCTTTAACTGTTCCAGAATCAAATGCTGATAATATTGTCGAGTCCTACCAAACACTTCAGACAATCTCAACAAGGCACCAAGAtttgccttcttttttcttcttattttgcatGAAACTCCTCCACTGCAAATCACTGGGGAAACCAATTACCCCCACGCAACAAAAAGGATCGAGCACTCCATCTAAGCAAACTGGGTTCTTCAAGAGCACGTGGATGAGCAACTGGTCTACAAGTGTAAGCAGCAAAAGGCTTATGCCAGCATTCAAATGCTCTCTCTCCTTGGGTCTCGCTGTCCTGTTTGGTTTGATATATAGCAAGAAAGATGGTTATTGGTCAGGCCTCCCTGTAGCGATTAGCTTAGCTGCTGCAAGGGAGGCAACATTCAAAGTTGCTAATGTTAAAGCACAGGGGACAGTATTAGGGACTGTATATGGAGTATTTGGCTGCTTTGTGTTCGAAAGGTACTTGTCAATAAGGTTCATCTCTCTCCTTCCTTGGTTCGTTATTACCAGTTTTCTGAGGCATAGCAAGACGTATGGCCAGGCAGGTGGAATTTCTGCAGTGATTGGAGCTGTGCTAGTACTGGGCAGGAAAAATTTTGGCCCACCAAGCGAATTTGCTATAGCAAGAATTGTGGAAACCTTTATTGGATTATCTTGCTCAATCATGGTAGACCTTCTCTTGCAACCCACCAGAGCTTCTTCTCTAGCCAAAGCACAACTTTCTAAATGTTTCGAGACATTGTCTGCTTGCATTGGCTCAATAAGCCTAGCAGCCAACAACAAAACCAGCTTGCTAGAGAACCAGAGGAGACTCAAATTGGTTGTTAGTGAACTAGAGAAGTTCATTGGAGAAGCTGAGGTGGAGCCCAACTTCTGGTTTTTGCCTTTTCCTAGTCCTTGCTATTTTAAGCTGTTGGGGTCTTTGTCAAGGCTGGTGGATCTCTTGCTTTTTAGTGCTGATGCAGTGGGACTCCTTGAACATGAATCACAAAAAATTGGAGCTTCGTGGAAGGAGTACGTAACTAAGCTAGATGGTGACCTTGAAATTTTCAAAGAAATGGCTGGTTCCTTGGTTAAATGTTTTGAGGATGTCACGATGTTGTTATCCTTAGAATTTCTTGAAAAggaacttgaaaacaaaaacatctcTCATGATCTTGAAATGGGAAAATCTTCAAACAGGAACATTTTTAAAGTTTCCGGTTTAGATGAAGACAAGATAGATAGCCTCACCAGTTCTTATCTCCAACATTCAAAGGAAATGGTAGACAAGTTTCACGCAGCTGATGAAGGGCAAAGAGAACTGAAGAGCCAGGTGGTCTTGTGCTTGAGTGCTCTAGGTTTTTGCATGAGCAATTTAATAAAAGAGACCAAAGAGATTGAGAAGGGAATCATTGAAATTCTTCAATGGGAAAACCCTTCAAAACACATAAATTTGTACGAAATCTCATGTAAAATCCGTGCTCTATACAATTGA